The DNA sequence TTCCACTCTCAGTCGCAAGACGATGCGGACAGCACCAAGTCCACCTCCAACCCCCATTTCACCTCCAGACCGCGGCCCACGCACGGCCTCTCGCACTCGCTCGACACGCAGGCCCACCTGCACTCGCGCACGCGGAGCACGGGTACTGCTGCGTCCGATGGGAGTGGAGATATCGACGGCATTATCTCTGATACTGAAGACTACGATAAACAACAAAGGCGGAGGAGCAACATCAAGAATGACCCGTATGCGCGGTTCTCGCGCACGGCAGAGGGCCTGAACTATACTTACAAGCCATATATGTCCCAGCCGATGCTCGGCGCTGAGCTCTCCCGGGGCACTGGCGGGGATGAGTTGGTCACTGGTTATGATTCGGAGTCTGGCTCTGCTTCAGGGTCGGGATATGGAGGGGGTGGTCGTTCGCCTGTTGGGACCGGTGAGGGTGGAGGGAGGCGCAGCGGAGAGCACCATCAACAGCATGCTCCTTCAGGGTTTTCGGCAACTTCACCACTAGCGCTGCCACCCCCATCGCCCTCTCCGACTCCAGTCTCATTGTCATCTCCTACTGCTACCCACCCGGCGACGGAGGTAGCGTTTTCTTCGGGTGGAAAAGTGGAAGATACGTTAATCCAAGTGCAGCACGGCGATCAGGGAGATGAgggggagaaggaggggCATATTAATGATCTCTATGATGGCAAAGCTGGATGTTCTCTTAACAACGCCGCACCTAGCGACACGAACACGGACACGAACACAAACACGAACATTGGTACTACTGCTAATACTGCACAATCTACGACTCCAGCTCAAATTTCATCGTCTACATCTACACCTACGTCAACTATTCAAACTAATTCACATGCCCGCTCCAACTCACCCTTGCCATTATTACCTCTACCTGATGGACCCTCTTCGTCGACGTCTGCGTCTACACCCGGAGCAGCATTGCGCCCGCGTAGCAGCAACGGCAGCGGTAGAACACCTGCACCCAGACGTGCATTaccgcctccaccacctgAATCACCAATATCTGCATCATCTTCTGCGTCAGCCGCCCCAGAGGAACAGCATGTTGCGGCTAGAGCCATTCCATCCCAGTCTGAGCCCAGCTACACTGGTAATGGCGATACCGACGATCGGAGCCCTCCGATAGACCCGCTAGCCACCCCGCGCCCCGCGTACTCGACCTCATACACACGCTTCGCGCACACCGAGTCTCCGCCGTCGTTTCCGACACCGTTGCCCATCGTCACTCTCACCACCCCGTCGTCGCCCACCACTCCTTACACTCACACTCCCCCCCATCTGTCGGCAGTTGACCGGCCCGCGATATTATCGTCTTCACTATCTTCGTCCTCTGCCACATCCACTTCGACAGTCACTTCGGCGACGTCGTGGAGGACGGTTACTGAATCTATGGGGTCTATGAATGCCACTTCCgcaaataataataataataataatggCAACAGCAACGACaaaccgaaaccgaaacGTCCGCCGCCGAACCACCGGTTCAGCATGACGTTCATGAGCAGCATGAGCTCGGGCGCGGCGCCGCCTGTATTACCTGTGCTACAGCTGCCAGGGATCAGGTCGTTCTCATCTTCGTCGGCATCGGCACAGAGGAGCAGGAACGACACGGGGCCACACTCGCCTGGAAGTGCATCGAgcggcgagggcgagggcggcTCGCCGGGTAAGAAGTTGAGCGAGATGCCGGCGCTGCCGTTGAAGGGCACGGGCCGCGGGGTGCGGGGGCACGAGGAGGTGGACGATctcgaagatgacgacgaggacggtgatgaggaggaagatgaggaggaagatgagaaTGCACAGTACCGCGGCCACGCATTTTTGGATGCGAGCGTCGAAGTGCCGTCGCGCACGAGCTTTAGCAGCGAGATGACCAGCGGGAGCAGTGAGGTTGGTGATGGAGATTATTCACATTCGTCGTCGTATTTTGTGGAGAGGGATGGGGATAGGACGTTTGATTCGGCTTGGGGCTCTGGTGGATCGAGTGCGAGTGAGACGATGGCGACTGTCGGCTCGAGCTCGTCAGCGCGCTCtctgggtatgggtatgggtagCAGCTTGAGCGAGTCGAGCTCGGCATCAGGGTCGAGCTCTAGTTGGGGTTATCATTTGCacttgcagcagcagcagcatcgccaacaacaacaacaactgcagcagcagcagcgaatcGTGTATGCAGAgcaggacgaggaggaggaagatccAAATGCCGATGCGAAGAGTACAGGGTCGCGCACGTCGTCGTACAAGACGGCGCTGGGTTCGATGCCGCCGTCGCCTGCTGCTCTACCCCCCGtccctcttccattgccACATTCAATTCAGTCCCCTCAACATCAGGCGCAGTCGATATCCAAGTCAAAACATCTCCCTTCGATAGCAACGTCTTCTTCACAGTCCAGCGTACACCAGCAACAGCGCAAACAATCTCCGTTGGAAACGTACTTTGGCGACCCGACACGTCCGTCGGAGAAACGTTTCTCGCGCACGCCGCATCTCCCACCTGTAGAGACGTCCAAGCTCGATTTGGATTTCTCGTTCTTGGATCGGGATCCGTCGGAGAGCAGTAGCAGCAGTGGTAGCCTGGCAAaggggaaaggaaagggaaagagtaGAGGCTTGACGGATGATGCGGGGCGCACGCCGGTTGGGAGGAGGCCTGTCAGCACACCATGGGGTGGTTCGAAGGCCGGCGCGGGTGGTGATTATTTCCAACAGCAGCGCGAAAAGGAGCGAGAtcgggggagggagagggaggaagagatggGTTCTGGAGCggcatcatcctcttcccctGTGCGGACACCTCGTGCAGACGAGTATCATCGTCATACGATGAATCTGCCTACTCCAGTACCTGTGCAGCGTACACCGTCGTTTGTGCGTGGGCAGCAGATAGTGTCGCCGCCGCCTTTGGTGAATAGATCGATATCTGCTGCCAATCGCTTGAGTATCAATTTCAATGGAGGAGGGCTAGGAGGAGTGTCGCAGCATCCAGGGATCTACAAGCAGGCGTCGAGGAGTTTAATTGACGTGCATGCTgtagagaagaaggaaaggatcGAGCAGATGGTGcgggaggatgaggaggcgCAGGAGGTGGacagaaggaggaaggtgaaggaATATAGGATGAGTCTGCGGGCGTCTGCTACTGCTGCGGCTGCCGCTATTTCCGGGAATGGGACTATTGCTGAGGAGAATGGGACGGAGAAACGAGGGCATAAAAATAGGACGACGATGGAAATAGACGCAAGAGGTGATGTGTTGGCTGCTGGAATAAATGCTGGCAGCACTGGTGCAGCATCTACTTCTGCCAATGATACCGACCCGGCTAATAGGTTGCTGCCACCGCGTTCGGCCGATATTGTTACGAGAGAAGGAGACGAGGTATCTTTTAGTGGGGAAGGCTGCTCCGCTTCCGGCACGATAGGACGGACaggtgcaggaggaggagaagcaACAGCATCAGACCGCAATGGTGACGATGCAGGTTTAGCTGCTACTGCCACTACTGCGACTGCTACTGCTGGTGCCAGCAAGAGGATCAGCATGGCTCCTGCCTACGACGCGCTCTCATACCCGCTCCGGCGGCGGCGCTCGATGCCGACGTTCAACGCCACGACGACCGCGCCTCCGCCTTACCCGGAATTTGCGCCGCATCCGCAATCTGTAAGCTGGATGAGCGTGCAGATCCAGCCGCGCGAGGACGAAGGGCGGGAGGAGCTGCCGCCGTACTCGAACTCGATCAAGCTGGCCGCGATCATGCCGCGCAAGATGGAGTTCTCGAAGCCGGGTATTCAGGCCAAGGACAGAAAATGGCGTAGAGTGTTGTGTGTGCTCGAGGGCACGATGTTCAAGGTGTATAAGGCGCCTGCTGGTGCGTCGGGTGCTGGGGTGCTGGGAGAGTGGTGGGAGAGCAAGGTCGGGGTGGGGGATGTGGCTACTACGGCGCCTTTGACTACGACGACTTTTGTGAGTGGTAGTGGATCTGGGCATTCGCGTCGGCCGTCGGCCTCGACGTTGGCGATTGCGGGCATACCGGGGGTGAATCCGGGAGATTATGCGACAGGGAGGGGCGAGGAGGGTGTAAGGAATGCGattgctgctgttgaggagGCGGAGAGGGCGGAGGAGATGGAGCGGGAGAGGGGCCTGATGAGGGCGAGGAAAAGTGGAGAAGTTGAGCCACGGCAGGAACAATCTCAGCAGCAGGTGTCACCGATTGAGAGTGGGAGTGCTGGAAACTCGTCTGGGCAGCTGCATCCTCCTGCGTTGCATGTTCAAGGCCATCATAATCTACAACACGACCaacccagcagcagcagcagttcATACAGCGAAAACCACTCAGGAGGCGGTGGATTGTTACCTGCTACACGATCTGCATTGAATTTGGCAGTTCAGCTACTCAAACCAGGTTCATCGCGCCATGGAAGGTCTAGCAGTGATGTGGGCCAAAATCATAGTCCAGTTCGAGCTCATTCGCCTAGGTCGTCATTGAACATCCCGAGAAGTGGGAGGACGACTCCAACGTCGTCATTACCTTCCAGATCACCTACGCCATCGCCTTCTGTAAACAATTACTCGAGGCCATCGACACCTGCTACGTCAGTCTCGACTTCGCATTCCCACTCGAATTCGCACTCGGCGTCGTCCGAAAGATCAGGGTTCCGCGTAGGCGCTGGGTCGATGGCGAGTGGTTCTAGCTCTGGTCGAGCTAGCACCTCGCGGCAGGCGGCGCGCCCCAATGTGTCTATTGTTTCgcgagaaaaggaaaaggagaaggaaaaggagcgGATGCTCAAACCTGACGAAGCGGATTTGATTAGGGTGTATACCATGCAAAACGCGGAGAGCGGACTGGGTAGCGATTATTTAAAGAGGAAACACGTCATTCGTGTGCGGTTGGAGGGCGAGCAGTTTTTGCTGCAGGCGCAAGATGTGGATAGCGTTATAGCGTGGATTGAGGTGTGTGTTTTTTCACATTGTATCGAAGTCAAATTTGATTGATGTTGGATTTGCGGCATTCAGGGACTGCAATCTGCGACCAACATTGCTTTGGATCTAGACGAGAGGCCTATGCCTCGTGGACCCATCTTTCCAAGGTGTGTAGACGGTTTCTGGGTCACTCTGACTATTTATGACTTTATTGACGTGTTCATTCCTCTCGCGGGATTGCAGACGGAGGAGACGCCGACGAGTTCAGCCTCCACCTATTAATACCGACACGGCGAATATGCCAGCTGCGAATCCGTCTCCTACTGGACAAACCCCGGTGACTGCCAGCCATCTCGCAGCCCCTCTAACGCGGTCTGCCGGACGACGTCTGCGATGAAACTTACTCGGCTAAAAGGAACGCGGTGTGGAAGTGGGTGTGAAACATTTTTTACTAAGTTTCTGACTGGGAGTATGTACGAACAAGGCTGTATAACTGTATGAATATGTACTATACACGCACCTACACACCAAGTACACGGACATTTTTACCTGGCTGGTGTGGGATGATAAGAATGGTGAAAGAGGAGTGGATTTATTTTCATATTCCCACGGGTGAATCCGAAGTAATCCGGTTTTGTCATGTTGAAGCCCGCTGTTATCTGCACCGCCCACCATCGATATTCATTCATCCCCACCCACCCCACCGAGCACACAACCCACAGCGTCCTCCTCATCCTTCTCGGCGACGCTCTCTCCAAAAGTCCTTTTTTCTCCAGCACGGTCCTCGTCTTTGGCCTCTCGTCGCCAGCCAACTCCCCCGCACTCTTTTTTTCACCCTTCGTCTGCCTTGGTCAGCGGCTCTTTGGCGTCACCTCTTCTTGGTCCTATACAGTCCAATATCGTAGCTTGACACTCAGCAGTCTTTGCGGTCATTAGAAAGGAAGATGAACATGGCGGACACAGCGACAGAGATCGATCTTGACTCGGTCATCGACAGACTTTTGGAAGGTGAGCTGGCATGGTCCTATCTCTGCTCTGGGAAAACGGAGGCTGTTGGACGGGTTGGATGTGAGGAAGGCTTGGGCAGATGTTGCCTGTCGACTGTCGGAGTCGCAGGCCAGTGGGATATCTCGGCCTCATTGCAGTACCCCATCGTGTGGCTGTTCCAGACTCATGTCGCACGCGATGATTCACCACCTACCAAAACCTTCCCCGCAAAATCGAATGTCCATCCTCAAACGTTGCATGGACTACTCATCTCTGTCCCCATCGCCAAAATTGCTCGGCTTTTGTTGGCTCGAAAGGCACTCCATCATCGTCGCCATCATCAAACAGTCATAAGTGCCGTCGCTAACGCCCTTTTTGTCttgcctttttttctttagtGCGTGGCAACCGACCTGGAAAGCCTGTCCAGCTGGCAGAATATGAAATCAAGTACTTGTGCACAAAAGCTCGGGAAATCTTCATTAACCAGCCTATCTTGCTCGAGTTGGAAGCTCCTATCAAGATTTGCGGTACGTTACTTGAACGCTCATCCTTTGTTTGCCGCTTCTTTGTTCTCGTCTCTTACTCATGTGCTTTCGGATCTTATAGGTGACATTCATGGCCAGTATTACGACCTTTTACGGCTCTTTGAGTACGGCGGCTTCCCGCCAGAAGCAAACTATCTGTTCCTTGGGGACTATGTAGAcagagggaaacagtctcTGGAGACAATCTGCCTTCTCCTCGCCTACAAGATCAAATATCCCGAAaatttcttcatcctcagaggAAACCACGAATGCGCCAGTATCAACAGGATATACGGCTTTTACGACGAATGTGAGTCATATTCTCCGGTCCTTGGTTCCCGGGACGGGCACATGCTGACCGTCAATTGTTCTTCTCATAGGCAAACGCCGCTACAACATTAAATTATGGAAAACATTTACAGATTGTTTCAACTGTCTGCCTATTGCTGCCATCATCGACGAGAAGATCTTCACAATGCACGGTGGTCTGAGTCCCGACCTGCAGTCTATGGAGCAAATACGAAGAGTTATGCGACCAACAGATGTTCCGGATACTGGTAAGCCATGCTTTCCTGCTTCTCGATGACTTCATTAGCGGATGGCTATCTCTCCGTCTATCTCTATCCA is a window from the Psilocybe cubensis strain MGC-MH-2018 chromosome 8, whole genome shotgun sequence genome containing:
- a CDS encoding PH domain-containing protein (PH domain-containing protein YHR131C) codes for the protein MEVSAIQPVVSPVPSAHNGRPQNKTRGSSTHTNKLSFSQTISSLKGIIRIPNRRKLSTPRTHFHSQSQDDADSTKSTSNPHFTSRPRPTHGLSHSLDTQAHLHSRTRSTGTAASDGSGDIDGIISDTEDYDKQQRRRSNIKNDPYARFSRTAEGLNYTYKPYMSQPMLGAELSRGTGGDELVTGYDSESGSASGSGYGGGGRSPVGTGEGGGRRSGEHHQQHAPSGFSATSPLALPPPSPSPTPVSLSSPTATHPATEVAFSSGGKVEDTLIQVQHGDQGDEGEKEGHINDLYDGKAGCSLNNAAPSDTNTDTNTNTNIGTTANTAQSTTPAQISSSTSTPTSTIQTNSHARSNSPLPLLPLPDGPSSSTSASTPGAALRPRSSNGSGRTPAPRRALPPPPPESPISASSSASAAPEEQHVAARAIPSQSEPSYTGNGDTDDRSPPIDPLATPRPAYSTSYTRFAHTESPPSFPTPLPIVTLTTPSSPTTPYTHTPPHLSAVDRPAILSSSLSSSSATSTSTVTSATSWRTVTESMGSMNATSANNNNNNNGNSNDKPKPKRPPPNHRFSMTFMSSMSSGAAPPVLPVLQLPGIRSFSSSSASAQRSRNDTGPHSPGSASSGEGEGGSPGKKLSEMPALPLKGTGRGVRGHEEVDDLEDDDEDGDEEEDEEEDENAQYRGHAFLDASVEVPSRTSFSSEMTSGSSEVGDGDYSHSSSYFVERDGDRTFDSAWGSGGSSASETMATVGSSSSARSLGMGMGSSLSESSSASGSSSSWGYHLHLQQQQHRQQQQQLQQQQRIVYAEQDEEEEDPNADAKSTGSRTSSYKTALGSMPPSPAALPPVPLPLPHSIQSPQHQAQSISKSKHLPSIATSSSQSSVHQQQRKQSPLETYFGDPTRPSEKRFSRTPHLPPVETSKLDLDFSFLDRDPSESSSSSGSLAKGKGKGKSRGLTDDAGRTPVGRRPVSTPWGGSKAGAGGDYFQQQREKERDRGREREEEMGSGAASSSSPVRTPRADEYHRHTMNLPTPVPVQRTPSFVRGQQIVSPPPLVNRSISAANRLSINFNGGGLGGVSQHPGIYKQASRSLIDVHAVEKKERIEQMVREDEEAQEVDRRRKVKEYRMSLRASATAAAAAISGNGTIAEENGTEKRGHKNRTTMEIDARGDVLAAGINAGSTGAASTSANDTDPANRLLPPRSADIVTREGDEVSFSGEGCSASGTIGRTGAGGGEATASDRNGDDAGLAATATTATATAGASKRISMAPAYDALSYPLRRRRSMPTFNATTTAPPPYPEFAPHPQSVSWMSVQIQPREDEGREELPPYSNSIKLAAIMPRKMEFSKPGIQAKDRKWRRVLCVLEGTMFKVYKAPAGASGAGVLGEWWESKVGVGDVATTAPLTTTTFVSGSGSGHSRRPSASTLAIAGIPGVNPGDYATGRGEEGVRNAIAAVEEAERAEEMERERGLMRARKSGEVEPRQEQSQQQVSPIESGSAGNSSGQLHPPALHVQGHHNLQHDQPSSSSSSYSENHSGGGGLLPATRSALNLAVQLLKPGSSRHGRSSSDVGQNHSPVRAHSPRSSLNIPRSGRTTPTSSLPSRSPTPSPSVNNYSRPSTPATSVSTSHSHSNSHSASSERSGFRVGAGSMASGSSSGRASTSRQAARPNVSIVSREKEKEKEKERMLKPDEADLIRVYTMQNAESGLGSDYLKRKHVIRVRLEGEQFLLQAQDVDSVIAWIEGLQSATNIALDLDERPMPRGPIFPRRRRRRRVQPPPINTDTANMPAANPSPTGQTPVTASHLAAPLTRSAGRRLR
- a CDS encoding Serine/threonine-protein phosphatase PP1 codes for the protein MADTATEIDLDSVIDRLLEGELAWSYLCSGKTEAVGRVGCEEGLGRCCLSTVGVAGQWDISASLQYPIVWLFQTHVARDDSPPTKTFPAKSNVHPQTLHGLLISVPIAKIARLLLARKALHHRRHHQTVIMRGNRPGKPVQLAEYEIKYLCTKAREIFINQPILLELEAPIKICGDIHGQYYDLLRLFEYGGFPPEANYLFLGDYVDRGKQSLETICLLLAYKIKYPENFFILRGNHECASINRIYGFYDECKRRYNIKLWKTFTDCFNCLPIAAIIDEKIFTMHGGLSPDLQSMEQIRRVMRPTDVPDTGLLCDLLWSDPDKDITGWSENDRGVSFTFGPDVVSRFLQKHDMDLICRAHQVVEDGYEFFAKRHLVTLFSAPNYCGEFDNAGAMMSVDETLLCSFQILKPAEKKAKYPYGGINMGGRGPVTPPRKPKKSNKMG